One segment of Ipomoea triloba cultivar NCNSP0323 chromosome 12, ASM357664v1 DNA contains the following:
- the LOC115999403 gene encoding uncharacterized protein LOC115999403, translating into MSLLTWNCRGLGNPTAVRVLADLIRTKRPSLVFLMETFLVRGKMEPIRRQLGFPNMLVVDAQGHRGGLALLWTDSMDVEVTIFSHNHIDATVTVDVGSLVWRFTGFYGFPERARRRDSWNFLRNLAGLSSIPWVVMGDFNDLLHQHEKRGRAPHLDWLLTGFQEAVADCGLVDFPFSGHQFTWERSRGSAAMVEEKLDRILVTDTWLTLFDGATATSVSCPYSDHLPLLLMPIIVAHPPRRKRFCFDNMWLWEEVCREIVQHSWSKTVGLSVMDRVELLETKGKRALVEGWRRRNKLCKLQNEAGVWIEDSDEICGIMVDYFSTLFKADSGDMDEVLSCINSYVKPADNEMLIRPVSMEEVKAAVFQMHPDKSPGPDGFGPGFYQQFWDVVGGDVTYFANTQSAFVPGRLITDNIMLAYEAHHFLKRKTQGKVGVAALKVDMSKADRNAVVHTLGVAQGDTTGKYLGLPSLVGRNKKAILGYLKDKILNRIRSWNSRFLSRAGREVLLKNVLQTGRVGDGKGMRWKSWSNLCKPKEAGGMGFRKLREMNLALLGKQGLTLHSFGVGLWKLGVWLRKAVGGVSGSGWDVECVRDIFNERVATIILNIPVPIRKPADTWAWSGESRGGGICLSSVRAVSLGGSNMVSDGAAGGDACSSRNEKVWNGSPFTSHMVTNFAISYLSNWRDAQDTSQGKNDEFTQGVRWKMPSPGRIKLNTDAAFDQGSNTMGLGWVLRDDCGRFWRLKECVLWAIMRLRKLRQYVLEKHLPG; encoded by the exons ATGAGTCTCTTAACCTGGAATTGCCGGGGGCTTGGCAACCCGACGGCAGTTCGTGTTCTTGCGGACTTGATTCGCACTAAGAGGCCGAGTTTGGTTTTTCTGATGGAGACTTTTCTGGTTCGAGGCAAAATGGAACCGATTCGCAGGCAGTTAGGTTTTCCTAATATGCTTGTGGTTGATGCTCAGGGTCATAGGGGTGGTCTGGCACTCTTATGGACTGACAGTATGGATGTAGAGGTAACGATTTTTTCACATAATCACATCGATGCTACTGTGACAGTTGATGTAGGTAGTCTAGTATGGCGGTTTACAGGATTCTATGGGTTCCCTGAGAGGGCCCGTAGACGCGACTCATGGAATTTCCTCCGTAATCTTGCGGGTTTAAGCTCCATTCCATGGGTGGTGATGGGAGACTTCAATGACTTATTACATCAGCATGAGAAGCGTGGTAGAGCACCTCATCTGGACTGGCTTCTTACGGGCTTTCAAGAGGCTGTTGCAGATTGTGGACTGGTGGACTTTCCTTTTTCGGGCCACCAATTTACCTGGGAACGCTCTCGAGGTTCGGCTGCAATGGTGGAGGAGAAACTAGATAGGATTCTAGTTACAGACACTTGGCTAACTTTGTTTGACGGCGCCACGGCTACTTCTGTGTCGTGTCCGTATAGTGACCACTTGCCCTTACTGTTAATGCCAATAATAGTAGCACATCCCCCTCGACGAAAGCGCTTCTGCTTTGACAATATGTGGCTATGGGAAGAGGTTTGTCGAGAGATTGTTCAGCACAGTTGGTCGAAAACAGTTGGTTTGAGTGTTATGGATAGAGTTGAG TTATTGGAAACAAAGGGCAAAAGAGCACTGGTGGAGGGATG gaggaggaggaatAAGCTTTGTAAATTGCAAAATGAGGCAGGTGTGTGGATTGAGGACTCAGATGAAATATGTGGTATCATGGTTGATTATTTTTCCACTTTATTCAAAGCTGACAGTGGGGATATGGACGAGGTACTCTCCTGCATTAATTCTTATGTGAAGCCTGCGGATAATGAGATGCTAATCAGGCCAGTCAGTATGGAGGAGGTTAAAGCAGCTGTGTTTCAAATGCATCCTGATAAGTCGCCGGGGCCTGATGGGTTTGGACCGGGATTTTATCAACAGTTTTGGGATGTGGTAGGGGGTGACGTAACTTATTTTGCAAACA CGCAAAGTGCTTTTGTGCCGGGTCGTTTAATAACGGATAATATTATGTTAGCATATGAGGCTCACCATTTTCTGAAGCGTAAAACTCAGGGGAAGGTGGGTGTCGCTGCTCTGAAAGTTGACATGAGTAAG GCAGATCGGAATGCAGTGGTTCACACGTTGGGTGTCGCTCAAGGTGACACTACGGGCAAGTATTTGGGCTTGCCTTCTTTGGTGGGCAGGAATAAGAAAGCAATTCTAGGCTATCTGAAAGACAAGATACTTAATCGCATTCGTAGTTGGAATTCAAGGTTCCTATCTCGTGCAGGCCGGGAGGTGTTGTTGAAGAATGTTTTACAG ACAGGTAGGGTTGGTGATGGCAAGGGCATGAGGTGGAAATCTTGGTCGAACTTATGTAAACCTAAAGAGGCAGGTGGTATGGGGTTTAGGAAGTTACGAGAGATGAACTTGGCCCTCCTAGGGAAACAG GGTCTAACCCTTCATTCATTTGGCGTGGGATTGTGGAAGCTAGGAGTGTGGTTGAGAAAGGCTGTAGGAGGTGTATCG GGTTCGGGCTGGGATGTGGAATGTGTTAGAGATATTTTTAATGAAAGGGTTGCCACCATTATCCTGAATATTCCTGTACCTATACGCAAGCCGGCAGACACATGGGCTTGGAGTGGAGAATCAAGAG GTGGAGGAATCTGCTTATCATCTGTTCGTGCAGTGTCCTTAGGTGGCAGCAATATGGTCTCAGATGGGGCTGCCGGCGGTGACGCATGTTCAAG CAGAAACGAAAAGGTGTGGAATGGTTCACCGTTTACTAGCCATATGGTTACCAATTTCGCCATTTCATACTTGTCAAATTGGAGAGATGCGCAGGACACGAGCCAGGGGAAAAATGATGAATTCACTCAAGGGGTTCGTTGGAAGATGCCGTCGCCCGGTCGAATAAAGCTTAATACCGATGCTGCTTTCGACCAAGGTAGCAATACTATGGGTTTGGGCTGGGTTTTACGAGACGATTGCGGACGTTTTTGGCGGCTAAAGGAATGTGTGTTATGGGCAATTATGAGGTTAAGGAAGCTGAGGCAGTATGTATTAGAGAAGCACTTACCTGGCTGA
- the LOC115999681 gene encoding uncharacterized protein LOC115999681 isoform X2, with protein sequence MAVVGGRLSEDVPEFGAIFMSNRSTKDECFDKRVFGLPPSSANFVKNVKAGMYLFLFEYEERNLYGVFKATSDGRMNIIPQAYRSLGMSFPAQVRFCVVWRCHPLSENCFRDAIRDNYYAPNKFRFGLSQEQVWKLLCLFGSSRSRVQKPLVFENLTIKSSDRKIDFDTARISENSSSGSQLNQLQRGLDQCRSTSNNSFLLEDYTVNPGTPVKQADSRFTSKHGFTAQISKDSSSGSLLIQLQTGPECKNTSNDSLLLEDYIPLSDPEHCDPVNSGDGNDQSDSELHPKVKRQYSDELHPKVKRLYSDTKQKRRSVFSRLQCGSQEWGENSRKNINYPSHSKWDSESSSFEQENERKSGVPQSVHRIMKWRREKWMAEDITPSQKTNVFSRISFPPEFPMYDRDGEVNSLSRLNSTYNASSYLKEANKNAKKRSHQVPFPDHSDSKNISLSIQVEMLGNAERVEVNLKDSSSPVNVKLASHHQDFNHVHERRTLKTLNVIGEMDSRQVFKEPFPEDEQHKRKKLMRSTGSDFSNRIVAAPCPVASKGGTKKALRLRD encoded by the exons ATGGCTGTTGTTGGTGGGAGGCTCTCTGAAGACGTTCCTGAATTTGGAGCAATCTTCATGTCCAACAGAAGTACCAAGGATGAATGTTTCGATAAAAGAGTCTTTGGACTTCCGCCTTCTTCTGCTAATTTTGTGAAGAACGTCAAAGCTGGAATGTATTTGTTTCTGTTTGAATATGAGGAGCGGAATCTTTATGGGGTTTTTAAGGCTACTTCAGATGGTAGAATGAATATCATACCTCAAGCGTATCGTTCATTGGGAATGTCCTTTCCTGCACAG GTTCGCTTTTGTGTTGTTTGGAGATGTCATCCCCTCTCTGAGAATTGTTTTCGTGATGCTATTAGAGACAACTACTATGCACCTAACAAGTTTAGGTTTGGTTTATCCCAGGAACAG GTTTGGAAGCTTTTATGTCTGTTTGGCTCTAGTAGGTCCAGAGTTCAAAAACCTCTAGTATTCGAGAACTTGACCATCAAATCTTCTGATAGGAAGATAGATTTTGATACAG CGCGAATCAGTGAGAATTCTTCATCTGGAAGTCAGTTAAATCAGTTGCAGAGAGGCCTTGATCAGTGCAGGAGTACTTCTAATAATTCATTCTTGCTTGAAGATTACACTGTAAACCCTGGGACACCAGTTAAGCAGGCAGACAGTAGATTTACTTCAAAACATGGATTTACAGCTCAAATTAGTAAAGATTCTTCATCAGGAAGTCTGTTAATTCAATTGCAGACAGGACCTGAGTGCAAGAATACTTCTAATGATTCACTGTTACTTGAAGATTACATACCATTATCTGATCCCGAACATTGTGACCCTGTAAACTCTGGTGATGGAAATGATCAAAGTGACTCTGAACTTCACCCCAAAGTGAAGAGGCAGTACTCTGACGAACTTCACCCCAAAGTGAAGAGGCTGTACTCTGACACTAAACAGAAAAGGCGGAGTGTGTTTTCTCGGTTGCAATGTGGCTCACAAGAATGGGGAGAAAACTCTCGTAAGAATATAAATTATCCTTCTCATTCAAAATGGGATTCAGAGTCTTCATCTTTTgaacaagaaaatgaaagaaaatctGGGGTTCCTCAATCAGTGCACAGAATAATGAAGTGGAGACGCGAAAAGTGGATGGCGGAGGACATAACTCCAAGTCAGAAGACCAATGTGTTTTCCCGCATTAGTTTTCCTCCAGAGTTTCCTATGTATGACAGGGACGGAGAAGTTAACAGTCTCTCTAGATTGAACAGTACATACAATGCGAGCTCCTATCTTAAAGAAGCAAATAAGAATGCAAAAAAGAGAAGCCACCAAGTACCTTTCCCAGACCATTCAGATAGTAAGAATATCAGCTTGTCAATCCAAGTGGAGATGCTTGGAAATGCAGAAAGAGTTGAAGTAAACTTAAAGGACTCATCAAGCCCAGTGAATGTGAAACTAGCATCTCACCATCAGGATTTCAATCATGTTCATGAAAGAAGAACGTTGAAAACACTTAATGTGATTGGGGAAATGGACAGCCGTCAAGTGTTTAAAGAGCCTTTTCCTGAAGATGAACAACACAAGAGGAAGAAATTGATGAGGTCAACAGGTAGTGATTTCTCAAATCGCATCGTGGCTGCACCATGCCCTGTTGCTAGCAAAGGTGGGACCAAAAAGGCTTTGAGGTTGAGAGACTGA
- the LOC115999681 gene encoding uncharacterized protein LOC115999681 isoform X1, giving the protein MGVMAVVGGRLSEDVPEFGAIFMSNRSTKDECFDKRVFGLPPSSANFVKNVKAGMYLFLFEYEERNLYGVFKATSDGRMNIIPQAYRSLGMSFPAQVRFCVVWRCHPLSENCFRDAIRDNYYAPNKFRFGLSQEQVWKLLCLFGSSRSRVQKPLVFENLTIKSSDRKIDFDTARISENSSSGSQLNQLQRGLDQCRSTSNNSFLLEDYTVNPGTPVKQADSRFTSKHGFTAQISKDSSSGSLLIQLQTGPECKNTSNDSLLLEDYIPLSDPEHCDPVNSGDGNDQSDSELHPKVKRQYSDELHPKVKRLYSDTKQKRRSVFSRLQCGSQEWGENSRKNINYPSHSKWDSESSSFEQENERKSGVPQSVHRIMKWRREKWMAEDITPSQKTNVFSRISFPPEFPMYDRDGEVNSLSRLNSTYNASSYLKEANKNAKKRSHQVPFPDHSDSKNISLSIQVEMLGNAERVEVNLKDSSSPVNVKLASHHQDFNHVHERRTLKTLNVIGEMDSRQVFKEPFPEDEQHKRKKLMRSTGSDFSNRIVAAPCPVASKGGTKKALRLRD; this is encoded by the exons ATG GGTGTCATGGCTGTTGTTGGTGGGAGGCTCTCTGAAGACGTTCCTGAATTTGGAGCAATCTTCATGTCCAACAGAAGTACCAAGGATGAATGTTTCGATAAAAGAGTCTTTGGACTTCCGCCTTCTTCTGCTAATTTTGTGAAGAACGTCAAAGCTGGAATGTATTTGTTTCTGTTTGAATATGAGGAGCGGAATCTTTATGGGGTTTTTAAGGCTACTTCAGATGGTAGAATGAATATCATACCTCAAGCGTATCGTTCATTGGGAATGTCCTTTCCTGCACAG GTTCGCTTTTGTGTTGTTTGGAGATGTCATCCCCTCTCTGAGAATTGTTTTCGTGATGCTATTAGAGACAACTACTATGCACCTAACAAGTTTAGGTTTGGTTTATCCCAGGAACAG GTTTGGAAGCTTTTATGTCTGTTTGGCTCTAGTAGGTCCAGAGTTCAAAAACCTCTAGTATTCGAGAACTTGACCATCAAATCTTCTGATAGGAAGATAGATTTTGATACAG CGCGAATCAGTGAGAATTCTTCATCTGGAAGTCAGTTAAATCAGTTGCAGAGAGGCCTTGATCAGTGCAGGAGTACTTCTAATAATTCATTCTTGCTTGAAGATTACACTGTAAACCCTGGGACACCAGTTAAGCAGGCAGACAGTAGATTTACTTCAAAACATGGATTTACAGCTCAAATTAGTAAAGATTCTTCATCAGGAAGTCTGTTAATTCAATTGCAGACAGGACCTGAGTGCAAGAATACTTCTAATGATTCACTGTTACTTGAAGATTACATACCATTATCTGATCCCGAACATTGTGACCCTGTAAACTCTGGTGATGGAAATGATCAAAGTGACTCTGAACTTCACCCCAAAGTGAAGAGGCAGTACTCTGACGAACTTCACCCCAAAGTGAAGAGGCTGTACTCTGACACTAAACAGAAAAGGCGGAGTGTGTTTTCTCGGTTGCAATGTGGCTCACAAGAATGGGGAGAAAACTCTCGTAAGAATATAAATTATCCTTCTCATTCAAAATGGGATTCAGAGTCTTCATCTTTTgaacaagaaaatgaaagaaaatctGGGGTTCCTCAATCAGTGCACAGAATAATGAAGTGGAGACGCGAAAAGTGGATGGCGGAGGACATAACTCCAAGTCAGAAGACCAATGTGTTTTCCCGCATTAGTTTTCCTCCAGAGTTTCCTATGTATGACAGGGACGGAGAAGTTAACAGTCTCTCTAGATTGAACAGTACATACAATGCGAGCTCCTATCTTAAAGAAGCAAATAAGAATGCAAAAAAGAGAAGCCACCAAGTACCTTTCCCAGACCATTCAGATAGTAAGAATATCAGCTTGTCAATCCAAGTGGAGATGCTTGGAAATGCAGAAAGAGTTGAAGTAAACTTAAAGGACTCATCAAGCCCAGTGAATGTGAAACTAGCATCTCACCATCAGGATTTCAATCATGTTCATGAAAGAAGAACGTTGAAAACACTTAATGTGATTGGGGAAATGGACAGCCGTCAAGTGTTTAAAGAGCCTTTTCCTGAAGATGAACAACACAAGAGGAAGAAATTGATGAGGTCAACAGGTAGTGATTTCTCAAATCGCATCGTGGCTGCACCATGCCCTGTTGCTAGCAAAGGTGGGACCAAAAAGGCTTTGAGGTTGAGAGACTGA
- the LOC115999404 gene encoding uncharacterized protein LOC115999404, whose protein sequence is MATTDISDLCANLTLADVDDEDGSMQIPDVPVDHAAGDGGYYAMCRVVTNKQIRFQFFQDTMALVWQPAMGLTMRQLQPQRFLIRFYHDADISRVLAEGPWTYEQCLLIMQRLQPGEDPENVVLQFAEFWVQIHSLPTGFRSEIVVSAIGMFLGNLVCVDERNFDGGMRMFYRIRVAIDVSKPLKKQMKLKKGNATWAFIDFRPRG, encoded by the exons ATGGCGACGACGGATATCTCTGACTTGTGTGCAAACCTAACTCTCGCTGATGTGGATGATGAGGATGGGTCCATGCAGATTCCTGATGTCCCGGTGGATCATGCGGCTGGGGATGGGGGATACTATGCAATGTGTCGAGTAGTCACCAATAAGCAGATCCGTTTTCAGTTCTTTCAAGACACTATGGCACTTGTTTGGCAGCCGGCAATGGGTCTCACAATGCGACAACTACAACCTCAAAGATTTCTGATACGGTTTTATCACGACGCTGATATCTCCCGTGTGTTGGCTGAGGGACCATGGACGTACGAGCAGTGTTTATTAATCATGCAGAGGCTGCAACCTGGGGAGGACCCGGAGAATGTTGTACTCCAATTTGCTGAGTTTTGGGTACAAATTCATTCTTTGCCTACTGGGTTTCGGTCTGAGATAGTTGTATCTGCTATAGGAATGTTCCTAGGCAATCTGGTATGTGTGGATGAGCGGAATTTTGATGGGGGGATGCGAATGTTTTATCGTATCCGGGTTGCAATCGATGTTAGTAAACCGTTGAAGAAACAGATGAAGTTGAAGAAGGGGAATGCTACCTGGGCGTTTATCGATTTCCG GCCACGGGGATAG